A section of the Macaca thibetana thibetana isolate TM-01 chromosome 10, ASM2454274v1, whole genome shotgun sequence genome encodes:
- the IFT27 gene encoding intraflagellar transport protein 27 homolog isoform X2, giving the protein MVKLAAKCILAGDPAVGKTALAQIFRSDGAHFQKSYTLTTGMDLVVKTVPVPDTGDSVELFIFDSAGKELFSEMLDKLWESPNVLCLVYDVTSEQSFNNCSKWLEKARAQAPGTSLPGVLVGNKTDLVGRRAVDSAEARAWALGQGLECFETSVKEMENFEAPFHCLAKQFHQLYREKVEVFRALA; this is encoded by the exons ATGGTGAAGCTGGCAGCCAAATGCATCCTGGCAG GAGACCCAGCAGTGGGCAAGACCGCCCTGGCACAGATCTTCCGCAGTGACGGAGCCCATTTCCAGAAGAGCTACACCTTG ACAACAGGAATGGATTTGGTGGTGAAGACAGTGCCAGTTCCTGACACGGGAGACAGTGTG GAACTCTTCATTTTCGACtctgctggcaaggagctgtttTCGGAAATGCTGGATAAATTG TGGGAGAGTCCCAATGTCTTATGTCTCGTCTATGATGTGACCAGTGAACAGTCCTTCAACAACTGCAGCAAGTGGCTGGAGAAGGCTCGGGCCCAGGCTCCGGGCACCTCTCTCCCAG GTGTTTTAGTTGGGAACAAGACAGACCTGGTCGGCAGGCGAGCAGTGGACTCAGCTGAGGCCCGGGCATGGGCGCTGGGCCAAGGCCTGGAATGTTTTGAAACATCCGTG AAGGAGATGGAAAACTTCGAAGCCCCTTTCCACTGCCTGGCCAAGCAGTTCCACCAGCTCTACCGGGAGAAGGTGGAGGTTTTCCGGGCGCTGGCGTGA
- the IFT27 gene encoding intraflagellar transport protein 27 homolog isoform X1, whose product MCSGCCEVCRSVSRTCALPTASEQVPVRGDPAVGKTALAQIFRSDGAHFQKSYTLTTGMDLVVKTVPVPDTGDSVELFIFDSAGKELFSEMLDKLWESPNVLCLVYDVTSEQSFNNCSKWLEKARAQAPGTSLPGVLVGNKTDLVGRRAVDSAEARAWALGQGLECFETSVKEMENFEAPFHCLAKQFHQLYREKVEVFRALA is encoded by the exons ATGTGCTCTGGCTGCTGTGAGGTTTGCAGATCAGTCTCACGGACCTGTGCCCTGCCCACGGCCTCAGAACAAGTTCCTGTGAGAG GAGACCCAGCAGTGGGCAAGACCGCCCTGGCACAGATCTTCCGCAGTGACGGAGCCCATTTCCAGAAGAGCTACACCTTG ACAACAGGAATGGATTTGGTGGTGAAGACAGTGCCAGTTCCTGACACGGGAGACAGTGTG GAACTCTTCATTTTCGACtctgctggcaaggagctgtttTCGGAAATGCTGGATAAATTG TGGGAGAGTCCCAATGTCTTATGTCTCGTCTATGATGTGACCAGTGAACAGTCCTTCAACAACTGCAGCAAGTGGCTGGAGAAGGCTCGGGCCCAGGCTCCGGGCACCTCTCTCCCAG GTGTTTTAGTTGGGAACAAGACAGACCTGGTCGGCAGGCGAGCAGTGGACTCAGCTGAGGCCCGGGCATGGGCGCTGGGCCAAGGCCTGGAATGTTTTGAAACATCCGTG AAGGAGATGGAAAACTTCGAAGCCCCTTTCCACTGCCTGGCCAAGCAGTTCCACCAGCTCTACCGGGAGAAGGTGGAGGTTTTCCGGGCGCTGGCGTGA